The following are from one region of the Syngnathus acus chromosome 10, fSynAcu1.2, whole genome shotgun sequence genome:
- the sytl4 gene encoding synaptotagmin-like protein 4 isoform X5, whose translation MPHSIDNIDLDFLSDTERDLILEVLRRDEELRQTEEQRIRKLKAELLEIKRKGAKRGSRRYSQRSCARCHGSMSLLVFNSDHCQRCHHLVCSKCRASLPDGSWLCRVCIKESDLRKTTGDWFYNLRVNRFSTMPGHELVRSSLRKRPTAKKYVTMGDVLLKHSESTRGPPVPVPRQKVNTTNISENSGSIISTASSETKGDEFFHHGPSSEDSGSVASTVSYERKGIDSLFKSLQSDTESAEVASLTSGKTGTESGRVTPDLPRRAILPPHFNQSHGSSVTPPGVNDGLDVCEQPDSDEVPGEVKSQFVQGLDSQVPEIKQASPNLEFDVEKHLEKSIKHIENTPECVKDELGVYDQFHLYESLDDFKSQFVQDLDTHVPEIKQACLNLGFGVENIYRMSLKHIESPPECVKYGLDICEQPDSYEVPVAAKRQFVHGLDMQVPEMKRASSSPELDGDKLFKKSVTNNENPPQSVKCGLDICDQPDAFEILRDVESQSVQSLDTQAPEKKPVSPSPELDVQTLFKKSVSRTQNPPEHLSTLDLRENQDMLTVPMGKRSQSVPELDMQDDEEEDIDSLVNFHRNSMVSSASSMSMTSIYSDSGDGYSMDVRGEVVFSMFYDESSQSLQVLIKECRKLACGDSLRQFSNPYVKCYLLPDKSRQSKRKTTIKRHTCNPVYEETFKYSIRRNQLLTRSMLISVWHHGHLTSNPFLGEVEIALDCFDLDSPQEECMALMTKAPCCVPTSAFTQLKGELVISLKYVTPKGPPLQKFKGKKVVEVKGGELHILIKEAKNLMAMKGGGMSDSFVKGYLFPSKSKTNKRKTPVVKKNLNPHYGHTFVYKELTLEQLSTMCLELTVWDREPMLSNEFLGGVRLSSGEGSVKIGNEEVGMDSVGEEVSLWQKMMQYPDSWAEGTLPLRTTMKKKGK comes from the exons ATGCCCCACTCAATTGACAATATTGACCTGGACTTCCTCTCCGACACCGAGCGGGATTTGATCCTGGAGGTGCTGCGGCGGGATGAGGAGCTCCGGCAGACCGAGGAGCAGCGCATTCG GAAGCTGAAGGCAGAGTTGCTAGAAATTAAGAGGAAAGGGGCCAAACGGGGCAGCAGGAGATACAGTCAGCGGAGTTGCGCCCGATGCCATGGCTCTATGAGTTTGCTGGTGTTCAATTCTGACCACTGTCAACGCTGCCATCACCTTGTGTGCAGCAAATGCAGAGCCAGCCTCCCCGATGGCTCCTGGCTGTGCAGAGTGTGCATCAAAGAGTC CGACCTAAGGAAGACCACAGGTGACTGGTTCTACAATCTGAGGGTCAACCGATTCTCCACCATGCCTGGCCATGAGCTGGTGAGAAGCAGCCTCAGAAAGAGGCCTACGG caaaaaaGTATGTGACAATGGGAGATGTTCTACTAAAACATTCGGAATCGACCCGAGGTCCTCCCGTTCCTGTCCCCCGGCAGAAAGTCAACACCACCAACATAAG TGAGAACTCGGGCTCAATCATTTCGACGGCGTCTTCTGAAACCAAAGGGGATGAATTTTTCCATCATGGTCCTTCCAGCGAGGACTCTGGCTCTGTTGCTTCAACGGTGTCCTACGAAAGAAAAGGAATTGATTCCCTGTTTAAGTCATTGCAGAGTGACACTGAGTCGGCAGAAGTAGCCAGCCTCACGAGCGGCAAAACAGGCACCGAGTCTGGTCGTGTAACCCCAGACCTGCCCAG AAGAGCGATTCTCCCACCTCATTTCAACCAATCCCATGGTTCCAGTGTGACTCCACCTGGT GTCAACGATGGGCTGGATGTTTGCGAGCAGCCTGACTCGGATGAGGTCCCAGGGGAAGTTAAGAGCCAGTTTGTACAAGGTTTGGACTCTCAA GTCCCAGAAATAAAGCAGGCTAGTCCAAACCTTGAGTTTGATGTTGAGAAACACTTGGAGAAGAGTATAAAACACATTGAGAATACTCCTG AATGTGTCAAAGATGAGCTGGGTGTTTATGATCAATTTCACTTATATGAGAGCCTGGATGACTTCAAGAGCCAATTTGTCCAAGATTTGGACACGCAT GTCCCAGAAATAAAGCAGGCCTGTTTAAACCTGGGGTTTGGTGTTGAGAACATCTACAGGATGAGCCTAAAACACATTGAGAGTCCTCCTG AATGTGTCAAATATGGGCTGGATATTTGTGAACAGCCTGACTCGTATGAGGTCCCAGTTGCTGCCAAAAGACAATTTGTGCATGGTTTGGACATGCAA GTCCCAGAAATGAAGCGTGCCAGTTCAAGCCCAGAGCTTGATGGTGACAAACTCTTCAAGAAGAGCGTCACAAATAATGAGAATCCTCCTC AAAGTGTCAAATGCGGGCTGGATATTTGTGATCAACCTGACGCGTTTGAAATCCTAAGAGATGTAGAGAGCCAATCTGTCCAAAGTTTGGACACGCAA GCCccagaaaaaaagccagtgTCTCCCAGCCCAGAGTTGGATGTTCAGACACTTTTCAAGAAGAGCGTCAGTCGTACTCAAAATCCTCCTG AACACCTATCAACACTAGATTTGCGTGAGAATCAGGACATGTTGACTGTACCGATGGGAAAAAGGAGCCAATCTGTGCCAGAGTTAGACATGCAA gatgatgaagaagaggaCATTGACAGCTTGGTTAACTTTCATAGAAATTCGATGGTCAGCTCTGCAAGTTCaatg AGCATGACTAGTATTTACAGTGACTCTGGAGACGGTTACAGCATGGATGTGAGAGGGGAGGTGGTCTTCTCCATGTTCTACGATGAGTCCAGCCAGAGTCTGCAGGTTTTAATCAAGGAGTGCCGCAAGCTGGCCTGCGGCGATAGCCTACGGCAGTTTTCCAACCC ttacGTCAAATGTTACCTCCTCCCGGACAAATCTCGTCAGAGTAAAAGGAAGACAACAATCAAGAGGCACACCTGTAACCCGGTCTACGAAGAAACATTCAAG TACTCCATTCGCCGCAATCAGCTGTTAACTCGTAGCATGCTGATATCGGTGTGGCATCACGGCCACCTCACCAGCAACCCTTTCTTAGGAGAGGTGGAGATCGCTCTGGACTGCTTTGACCTGGACTCCCCACAGGAAGAATGCATGGCCCTCATGACTAAA GCTCCGTGCTGCGTACCAACGTCGGCGTTCACCCAATTAAAAGGAGAGCTGGTAATCTCCTTGAAATATGTCACACCAAAAGGCCCTCCACTACAGAAATTCAAAG GCAAAAAGGTAGTTGAGGTGAAAGGTGGGGAGCTCCACATCCTGATTAAGGAGGCAAAGAATTTGATGGCCATGAAGGGAGGAGGCATGTCTGATAGCTTTGTGAAAGG CTACTTGTTTCCATCCAAGTCCAAGACAAACAAGAGAAAGACGCCCGTCGTGAAGAAGAACTTGAATCCTCACTATGGCCACACATTTGTGTACAAGGAGCTAACGCTGGAGCAACTGAGTACCATGTGTCTGGAACTTACCGTGTGGGACAGAGAACCCATGTTGAGCAATGAATTCCTTGGAGGAGTGCGCCTCAGCTCCGGTGAAG GCTCTGTCAAAATTGGAAATGAAGAAGTGGGGATGGATTCAGTTGGAGAAGAGGTCAGTCTGTGGCAGAAAATGATGCAGTACCCAGACTCTTGGGCAGAGGGCACCCTTCCATTGCGCACCACCATGAAAAAGAAGGGCAAATGA
- the sytl4 gene encoding synaptotagmin-like protein 4 isoform X2 — protein MPHSIDNIDLDFLSDTERDLILEVLRRDEELRQTEEQRIRKLKAELLEIKRKGAKRGSRRYSQRSCARCHGSMSLLVFNSDHCQRCHHLVCSKCRASLPDGSWLCRVCIKESDLRKTTGDWFYNLRVNRFSTMPGHELVRSSLRKRPTAKKYVTMGDVLLKHSESTRGPPVPVPRQKVNTTNISENSGSIISTASSETKGDEFFHHGPSSEDSGSVASTVSYERKGIDSLFKSLQSDTESAEVASLTSGKTGTESGRVTPDLPRRAILPPHFNQSHGSSVTPPGVNDGLDVCEQPDSDEVPGEVKSQFVQGLDSQVPEIKQASPNLEFDVEKHLEKSIKHIENTPECVKDELGVYDQFHLYESLDDFKSQFVQDLDTHLPEIKQASPSPEFDVDELFKKNIDNPPECVNNEMDVCDEYHLYETLLDIERQSVQGLDTQVPEKKQASPSPEFDVDELFKKSVKPIENPPEFDKYPLDVSEQADLHEVPMGIKRQRSRGLEAEVPEIKLASLNPGLDVENFSRMSVKHIEKPPECDKYGMDVSDQPDSYEVPVDRQFIQDFEMQVPEIKQACLNLGFGVENIYRMSLKHIESPPECVKYGLDICEQPDSYEVPVAAKRQFVHGLDMQVPEMKRASSSPELDGDKLFKKSVTKSVKCGLDICDQPDAFEILRDVESQSVQSLDTQAPEKKPVSPSPELDVQTLFKKSVSRTQNPPEHLSTLDLRENQDMLTVPMGKRSQSVPELDMQDDEEEDIDSLVNFHRNSMVSSASSMSMTSIYSDSGDGYSMDVRGEVVFSMFYDESSQSLQVLIKECRKLACGDSLRQFSNPYVKCYLLPDKSRQSKRKTTIKRHTCNPVYEETFKYSIRRNQLLTRSMLISVWHHGHLTSNPFLGEVEIALDCFDLDSPQEECMALMTKAPCCVPTSAFTQLKGELVISLKYVTPKGPPLQKFKGKKVVEVKGGELHILIKEAKNLMAMKGGGMSDSFVKGYLFPSKSKTNKRKTPVVKKNLNPHYGHTFVYKELTLEQLSTMCLELTVWDREPMLSNEFLGGVRLSSGEGSVKIGNEEVGMDSVGEEVSLWQKMMQYPDSWAEGTLPLRTTMKKKGK, from the exons ATGCCCCACTCAATTGACAATATTGACCTGGACTTCCTCTCCGACACCGAGCGGGATTTGATCCTGGAGGTGCTGCGGCGGGATGAGGAGCTCCGGCAGACCGAGGAGCAGCGCATTCG GAAGCTGAAGGCAGAGTTGCTAGAAATTAAGAGGAAAGGGGCCAAACGGGGCAGCAGGAGATACAGTCAGCGGAGTTGCGCCCGATGCCATGGCTCTATGAGTTTGCTGGTGTTCAATTCTGACCACTGTCAACGCTGCCATCACCTTGTGTGCAGCAAATGCAGAGCCAGCCTCCCCGATGGCTCCTGGCTGTGCAGAGTGTGCATCAAAGAGTC CGACCTAAGGAAGACCACAGGTGACTGGTTCTACAATCTGAGGGTCAACCGATTCTCCACCATGCCTGGCCATGAGCTGGTGAGAAGCAGCCTCAGAAAGAGGCCTACGG caaaaaaGTATGTGACAATGGGAGATGTTCTACTAAAACATTCGGAATCGACCCGAGGTCCTCCCGTTCCTGTCCCCCGGCAGAAAGTCAACACCACCAACATAAG TGAGAACTCGGGCTCAATCATTTCGACGGCGTCTTCTGAAACCAAAGGGGATGAATTTTTCCATCATGGTCCTTCCAGCGAGGACTCTGGCTCTGTTGCTTCAACGGTGTCCTACGAAAGAAAAGGAATTGATTCCCTGTTTAAGTCATTGCAGAGTGACACTGAGTCGGCAGAAGTAGCCAGCCTCACGAGCGGCAAAACAGGCACCGAGTCTGGTCGTGTAACCCCAGACCTGCCCAG AAGAGCGATTCTCCCACCTCATTTCAACCAATCCCATGGTTCCAGTGTGACTCCACCTGGT GTCAACGATGGGCTGGATGTTTGCGAGCAGCCTGACTCGGATGAGGTCCCAGGGGAAGTTAAGAGCCAGTTTGTACAAGGTTTGGACTCTCAA GTCCCAGAAATAAAGCAGGCTAGTCCAAACCTTGAGTTTGATGTTGAGAAACACTTGGAGAAGAGTATAAAACACATTGAGAATACTCCTG AATGTGTCAAAGATGAGCTGGGTGTTTATGATCAATTTCACTTATATGAGAGCCTGGATGACTTCAAGAGCCAATTTGTCCAAGATTTGGACACGCAT TTACCGGAAATAAAGCAGGCCAGTCCAAGCCCAGAGTTTGATGTTGATGAGCTcttcaagaaaaacattgacaaTCCTCCTG AATGTGTCAATAATGAGATGGATGTTTGTGATGAATATCACTTATATGAGACCCTGTTGGACATCGAAAGACAATCTGTCCAAGGTTTGGACACACAA GtcccagaaaaaaagcaagccaGTCCAAGCCCAGAGTTTGATGTTGATGAACTCTTCAAGAAGAGCGTAAAACCTATTGAGAATCCTCCTG AATTTGACAAATATCCGCTGGATGTTAGTGAACAAGCTGATTTGCATGAGGTCCCAATGGGCATCAAGAGACAACGTTCCCGAGGTTTGGAAGCAGAA GTCCCAGAAATAAAGCTGGCAAGTCTAAACCCAGGGCTTGATGTTGAGAACTTCTCCAGGATGAGTGTGAAACACATTGAGAAGCCTCCTG AATGTGACAAATATGGGATGGATGTGAGTGATCAACCTGACTCGTATGAAGTCCCAGTTGACAGACAATTTATACAAGATTTTGAAATGCAA GTCCCAGAAATAAAGCAGGCCTGTTTAAACCTGGGGTTTGGTGTTGAGAACATCTACAGGATGAGCCTAAAACACATTGAGAGTCCTCCTG AATGTGTCAAATATGGGCTGGATATTTGTGAACAGCCTGACTCGTATGAGGTCCCAGTTGCTGCCAAAAGACAATTTGTGCATGGTTTGGACATGCAA GTCCCAGAAATGAAGCGTGCCAGTTCAAGCCCAGAGCTTGATGGTGACAAACTCTTCAAGAAGAGCGTCACAA AAAGTGTCAAATGCGGGCTGGATATTTGTGATCAACCTGACGCGTTTGAAATCCTAAGAGATGTAGAGAGCCAATCTGTCCAAAGTTTGGACACGCAA GCCccagaaaaaaagccagtgTCTCCCAGCCCAGAGTTGGATGTTCAGACACTTTTCAAGAAGAGCGTCAGTCGTACTCAAAATCCTCCTG AACACCTATCAACACTAGATTTGCGTGAGAATCAGGACATGTTGACTGTACCGATGGGAAAAAGGAGCCAATCTGTGCCAGAGTTAGACATGCAA gatgatgaagaagaggaCATTGACAGCTTGGTTAACTTTCATAGAAATTCGATGGTCAGCTCTGCAAGTTCaatg AGCATGACTAGTATTTACAGTGACTCTGGAGACGGTTACAGCATGGATGTGAGAGGGGAGGTGGTCTTCTCCATGTTCTACGATGAGTCCAGCCAGAGTCTGCAGGTTTTAATCAAGGAGTGCCGCAAGCTGGCCTGCGGCGATAGCCTACGGCAGTTTTCCAACCC ttacGTCAAATGTTACCTCCTCCCGGACAAATCTCGTCAGAGTAAAAGGAAGACAACAATCAAGAGGCACACCTGTAACCCGGTCTACGAAGAAACATTCAAG TACTCCATTCGCCGCAATCAGCTGTTAACTCGTAGCATGCTGATATCGGTGTGGCATCACGGCCACCTCACCAGCAACCCTTTCTTAGGAGAGGTGGAGATCGCTCTGGACTGCTTTGACCTGGACTCCCCACAGGAAGAATGCATGGCCCTCATGACTAAA GCTCCGTGCTGCGTACCAACGTCGGCGTTCACCCAATTAAAAGGAGAGCTGGTAATCTCCTTGAAATATGTCACACCAAAAGGCCCTCCACTACAGAAATTCAAAG GCAAAAAGGTAGTTGAGGTGAAAGGTGGGGAGCTCCACATCCTGATTAAGGAGGCAAAGAATTTGATGGCCATGAAGGGAGGAGGCATGTCTGATAGCTTTGTGAAAGG CTACTTGTTTCCATCCAAGTCCAAGACAAACAAGAGAAAGACGCCCGTCGTGAAGAAGAACTTGAATCCTCACTATGGCCACACATTTGTGTACAAGGAGCTAACGCTGGAGCAACTGAGTACCATGTGTCTGGAACTTACCGTGTGGGACAGAGAACCCATGTTGAGCAATGAATTCCTTGGAGGAGTGCGCCTCAGCTCCGGTGAAG GCTCTGTCAAAATTGGAAATGAAGAAGTGGGGATGGATTCAGTTGGAGAAGAGGTCAGTCTGTGGCAGAAAATGATGCAGTACCCAGACTCTTGGGCAGAGGGCACCCTTCCATTGCGCACCACCATGAAAAAGAAGGGCAAATGA